A region of Mustela lutreola isolate mMusLut2 chromosome 17, mMusLut2.pri, whole genome shotgun sequence DNA encodes the following proteins:
- the RPS2 gene encoding small ribosomal subunit protein uS5, producing the protein MADDAGAAGGPGGPGGPGMGGRGGFRGGFGSGIRGRGRGRGRGRGRGRGARGGKAEDKEWIPVTKLGRLVKDMKIKSLEEIYLFSLPIKESEIIDFFLGASLKDEVLKIMPVQKQTRAGQRTRFKAFVAIGDYNGHVGLGVKCSKEVATAIRGAIILAKLSIVPVRRGYWGNKIGKPHTVPCKVTGRCGSVLVRLIPAPRGTGIVSAPVPKKLLMMAGIDDCYTSARGCTATLGNFAKATFDAISKTYSYLTPDLWKETVFTKSPYQEFTDHLVKTHTRVSVQRTQAPAVATT; encoded by the exons ATGGCGGATGACGCCGGTGCTGCGGGAGGGCCCGGAGGGCCCGGGGGCCCTGGAATGGGAGGCCGCGGCGGTTTCCGCGGTGGCTTCGGCAGCGGCatccggggccggggccggggccgtgGTCGGGGCCGGGGCCGAGGCCGCGGAGCTCGCGGTGGCAAGGCCGAGGACAAGGAG TGGATCCCCGTCACCAAGCTGGGCCGCCTGGTCAAGGACATGAAGATCAAGTCCCTGGAGGAGATCTATCTCTTCTCCCTGCCCATCAAG GAGTCTGAGATCATCGACTTCTTCCTGGGAGCCTCCCTCAAGGACGAGGTCTTGAAGATCATGCCTGTGCAGAAGCAGACGCGTGCGGGCCAGCGGACCAGGTTCAAG GCATTTGTCGCCATCGGAGATTACAATGGACACGTCGGTTTGGGTGTCAAGTGCTCCAAGGAGGTAGCCACTGCCATCCGCGGAGCCATCATTCTGGCGAAGCTTTCCATTGTCCCTGTGCGGCGAGGCTACTGGGGGAACAAGATCGGCAAGCCCCACACTGTCCCGTGCAAG GTGACTGGCCGCTGTGGCTCTGTGCTGGTGCGTCTCATCCCCGCCCCCAGAGGCACTGGCATTGTCTCGGCCCCTGTGCCCAAGAAACTGCTGATGATGGCTGGTATTGACGACTGCTACACCTCGGCCAGGGGCTGCACTGCCACCCTAGGGAACTTTG CCAAGGCTACTTTCGATGCCATCTCCAAGACCTACAGCTATCTCACCCCTGATCTCTGGAAGGAGACTGTGTTCACCAAGTCTCCCTATCAG GAGTTCACGGACCATCTTGTGAAGACCCACACCAGAGTCTCTGTTCAGAGGACCCAGGCTCCAGCTGTGGCTACCACATAG